A single Populus alba chromosome 7, ASM523922v2, whole genome shotgun sequence DNA region contains:
- the LOC118032030 gene encoding UPF0481 protein At3g47200-like isoform X1: protein MPYKERERLQQERGRLLLGIIAVRSSISPRMGKDKFTASDSNMKNDVESASASTIEEDRASASDIDDDTNYGIEMIWSPDWRVTWGYLKGLIKEVPTQKDRAGECCIYRVPNSLRDRNPEAFSPQLISIGPFHCDHERGQSMKHIYLREFLKRNAMDDKLFTNFLRRIQKKEKSIRLCYSASFFTYTQEFVEMIVLDAVFIIEFLKDSYDDAFPQTVDTRMISCIGEDLMLPENQLPFSVIDSIYSEFYQDEQNITFLNLATRHFGKYPFAQGPESTPPTDARHFTDLLMKLMLKGALKRDNCSKPPIKLKYSAVTLRKGGVKFQVSKDKCLFNVHFKNGVLKIPLLEVDDSLERFVRNVMAWEYCSKPSEAHMISNYFKFMDHLIDRAEDVALLAEEGIIKNWLGDDAAVSKLINNLSQRSEKTCYYSDICQTLNDYYEDPWNRRRATLELVYFSNLWRGTATVAAAFLLILTLIQTITSLKSSF, encoded by the exons ATGCCAtacaaggagagagagaggctgcAACAGGAAAGAGGCCGGCTGCTGCTTGGGATCATAGCTGTCCGATCATCGATCTCTCCAAG AATGGGAAAGGATAAATTTACTGCAAGTGattcaaacatgaaaaatgatGTAGAAAGCGCAAGTGCATCGACTATTGAAGAGGACAGGGCAAGTGCTTCAGACATTGATGACGATACAAACTATGGGATAGAAATGATTTGGAGCCCAGATTGGAGGGTCACTTGGGGATATCTGAAAGGATTAATAAAGGAGGTGCCCACTCAAAAGGACCGGGCTGGTGAATGCTGTATCTACAGGGTTCCCAACTCACTTCGAGACAGAAATCCGGAAGCCTTCTCTCCACAACTGATTTCAATAGGTCCTTTTCACTGCGATCATGAAAGAGGACAGTCCATGAAGCATATATATCTACGAGAGTTCCTTAAAAGGAATGCCATGGATGATAAGCTATTTACAAATTTTCTAAGAAGAattcagaaaaaagaaaagagtatcCGACTCTGTTATTCAGCGAGCTTCTTCACCTATACACAAGAATTTGTAGAGATGATCGTGCTGGATGCTGTCTTCATCATTGAGTTTTTGAAGGATTCATATGATGATGCCTTTCCTCAAACTGTTGATACCAGGATGATATCTTGCATAGGAGAAGACTTGATGCTACCTGAAAACCAACTACCTTTCTCCGTTATCGACTCTATATATAGCGAGTTTTATCAAGATGAACAAAACATTACTTTTCTTAATCTTGCCACCCGTCATTTTGGAAAGTACCCATTTGCACAAGGGCCAGAATCCACACCACCGACAGATGCAAGGCATTTCACTGATTTACTAATGAAATTAATGTTGAAAGGAGCCCTCAAGCGAGACAATTGCTCTAAGCCTCCTATCAAGCTGAAATATAGCGCCGTCACGCTTCGCAAAGGAGGAGTGAAGTTTCAGGTCTCCAAAGACAAGTGTTTGTTCAACGTACATTTTAAGAACGGAGTGTTGAAAATACCACTCTTGGAAGTTGATGATTCCTTGGAACGTTTTGTACGAAATGTCATGGCCTGGGAGTACTGCTCCAAACCGAGTGAAGCTCACATGATCAGCAACTACTTTAAGTTTATGGACCATCTTATTGACAGGGCAGAAGACGTGGCTTTGCTAGCTGAAGAGGGAATTATTAAGAACTGGCTAGGTGATGACGCCGCAGTTTCAAAGTTGATCAACAACCTTAGCCAACGTAGTgaaaaaacttgttattatagtGATATCTGCCAAACGCTGAATGACTACTATGAGGACCCCTGGAACCGTAGAAGGGCAACCTTGGAACTTGTTTATTTCAGCAATCTTTGGAGAGGTACGGCAACTGTTGCTGCAGCTTTCCTTCTAATCCTCACTTTGATACAGACTATAACTTCCCTGAAATCGTCATTCTAG
- the LOC118032030 gene encoding UPF0481 protein At3g47200-like isoform X2 has protein sequence MGKDKFTASDSNMKNDVESASASTIEEDRASASDIDDDTNYGIEMIWSPDWRVTWGYLKGLIKEVPTQKDRAGECCIYRVPNSLRDRNPEAFSPQLISIGPFHCDHERGQSMKHIYLREFLKRNAMDDKLFTNFLRRIQKKEKSIRLCYSASFFTYTQEFVEMIVLDAVFIIEFLKDSYDDAFPQTVDTRMISCIGEDLMLPENQLPFSVIDSIYSEFYQDEQNITFLNLATRHFGKYPFAQGPESTPPTDARHFTDLLMKLMLKGALKRDNCSKPPIKLKYSAVTLRKGGVKFQVSKDKCLFNVHFKNGVLKIPLLEVDDSLERFVRNVMAWEYCSKPSEAHMISNYFKFMDHLIDRAEDVALLAEEGIIKNWLGDDAAVSKLINNLSQRSEKTCYYSDICQTLNDYYEDPWNRRRATLELVYFSNLWRGTATVAAAFLLILTLIQTITSLKSSF, from the coding sequence ATGGGAAAGGATAAATTTACTGCAAGTGattcaaacatgaaaaatgatGTAGAAAGCGCAAGTGCATCGACTATTGAAGAGGACAGGGCAAGTGCTTCAGACATTGATGACGATACAAACTATGGGATAGAAATGATTTGGAGCCCAGATTGGAGGGTCACTTGGGGATATCTGAAAGGATTAATAAAGGAGGTGCCCACTCAAAAGGACCGGGCTGGTGAATGCTGTATCTACAGGGTTCCCAACTCACTTCGAGACAGAAATCCGGAAGCCTTCTCTCCACAACTGATTTCAATAGGTCCTTTTCACTGCGATCATGAAAGAGGACAGTCCATGAAGCATATATATCTACGAGAGTTCCTTAAAAGGAATGCCATGGATGATAAGCTATTTACAAATTTTCTAAGAAGAattcagaaaaaagaaaagagtatcCGACTCTGTTATTCAGCGAGCTTCTTCACCTATACACAAGAATTTGTAGAGATGATCGTGCTGGATGCTGTCTTCATCATTGAGTTTTTGAAGGATTCATATGATGATGCCTTTCCTCAAACTGTTGATACCAGGATGATATCTTGCATAGGAGAAGACTTGATGCTACCTGAAAACCAACTACCTTTCTCCGTTATCGACTCTATATATAGCGAGTTTTATCAAGATGAACAAAACATTACTTTTCTTAATCTTGCCACCCGTCATTTTGGAAAGTACCCATTTGCACAAGGGCCAGAATCCACACCACCGACAGATGCAAGGCATTTCACTGATTTACTAATGAAATTAATGTTGAAAGGAGCCCTCAAGCGAGACAATTGCTCTAAGCCTCCTATCAAGCTGAAATATAGCGCCGTCACGCTTCGCAAAGGAGGAGTGAAGTTTCAGGTCTCCAAAGACAAGTGTTTGTTCAACGTACATTTTAAGAACGGAGTGTTGAAAATACCACTCTTGGAAGTTGATGATTCCTTGGAACGTTTTGTACGAAATGTCATGGCCTGGGAGTACTGCTCCAAACCGAGTGAAGCTCACATGATCAGCAACTACTTTAAGTTTATGGACCATCTTATTGACAGGGCAGAAGACGTGGCTTTGCTAGCTGAAGAGGGAATTATTAAGAACTGGCTAGGTGATGACGCCGCAGTTTCAAAGTTGATCAACAACCTTAGCCAACGTAGTgaaaaaacttgttattatagtGATATCTGCCAAACGCTGAATGACTACTATGAGGACCCCTGGAACCGTAGAAGGGCAACCTTGGAACTTGTTTATTTCAGCAATCTTTGGAGAGGTACGGCAACTGTTGCTGCAGCTTTCCTTCTAATCCTCACTTTGATACAGACTATAACTTCCCTGAAATCGTCATTCTAG